The following coding sequences are from one Carettochelys insculpta isolate YL-2023 chromosome 5, ASM3395843v1, whole genome shotgun sequence window:
- the CAAP1 gene encoding caspase activity and apoptosis inhibitor 1 produces the protein MPGRKSSKEKKRRRSRSSCLEAGPGAGGTEGKRRSPESGHNLSEEIKCTVPSAEKEELDEEHSDIEEGGLDLNVSLKPVSFYIADKKEMLHQCFCVIGEKKLQKMLPDILKNCSVEEIKRLCLEQLELLSEKKLLRILEGENDADSDTDEDAGRGGDKTGVQSVSQQDNNVDSTSSLREDSKLEGLESKQGKGEDSDVLSINADAYDSDIEGPCNEEESPHVPESTVRSGSGQIDDLQKDIEKSVNEILGLAESSPKESKAETLAVPPQEDVQPSAQQLELLELEMRARAIKALMKAGDVKK, from the exons ATGCCGGGCCGCAAGTCCTCCAAGGAGAAGAAGCGGCGGCGCTCCCGGTCCAGCTGCCTAGAAGCGGGGCCGGGCGCGGGCGGCACTGAGGGGAAGCGGCGCAGTCCGGAGTCTGGTCACAACCTCTCGGAG GAAATAAAATGTACAGTGCCCTCTGCAGAAAAAGAGGAGCTGGATGAAGAGCACAGTGACATAGAAGAAGGTGGACTTGACCTCAATGTGTCATTAAAACCAGTTAGTTTCTACATTGCAGACAAAAAAGAAATGCTTCATCAGTGCTTCTGTGTCATAGGGGAGAAGAAACTGCAGAAAATGCTTCCTGATATTTTGAAG AATTGTTCCGTGGAGGAAATCAAAAGGCTTTGTCTGGAGCAGTTAGAACTTCTATCTGAGAAAAAGCTCCTGAGGATTCTTGAAG GTGAGAATGATGCTGACTCTGATACTGATGAAGATGCAGGCCGTGGTGGAGATAAGACCGGAGTTCAATCAGTCAGTCA ACAAGACAACAATGTAGATTCTACTTCTTCTCTGAGGGAAGACAGCAAACTAGAAGGCCTAGAGTCAAAGCAAG gcaagggagaagataGTGATGTCCTCAGCATAAATGCAGATGCATATGATAGTGACATAGAAGGCCCATGTAATGAAGAGGAGAGTCCACATGTGCCAGAAAGTACTGTCAGAAGTGGATCTGGTCAGATAGATGACCTTCAGAAGGATATTGAGAAAAGCGTGAATGAGATACTTGGGTTGGCAGAATCCAGCCCAAAGGAGTCTAAAGCTGAAACTTTGGCGGTTCCTCCACAAGAAGATGTTCAGCCAtcagcacagcagctggagctcctggagctTGAGATGAGAGCCAGGGCTATTAAGGCATTGATGAAGGCTGGCGATGTAAAAAAATAG